From Nocardioides sp. HDW12B, the proteins below share one genomic window:
- the leuC gene encoding 3-isopropylmalate dehydratase large subunit: protein MGRTLSEKVWDEHVVRQAEGEPDLLYIDLHLIHEVTSPQAFDGLRLAGRRVRRPDLTLATEDHNVPTLNVDQPIADPVSRTQVETLRKNAAEFGVRLHPLGDVDQGIVHVVGPQLGLTQPGMTIVCGDSHTSTHGAFGSIAFGIGTSEVEHVLATQTLMQARPRTMAVTVNGSLPAGVTAKDLVLTLITHTGTGGGQGYIVEYRGQAIEELSMEGRMTVCNMSIEWGAKAGLIAPDQTTFDYIEGKPEAPTGADWDAAVAHWKTLVTDDDATFDAEIVLDASTMTPFVTWGTNPGQGVPLGGSVPDPEAFESEGDKIAAAKALEYMGLEAGTPMREIDVDTVFVGSCTNGRIEDLRLAAEIIGGHTVADSTRLLVVPGSVRVRLQAEAEGLDKVFLAAGAEWRGAGCSMCLGMNPDQLTPGERSASTSNRNFEGRQGKGGRTHLVSVPVAAATAVAGHLASPADLPARV, encoded by the coding sequence ATGGGACGCACGTTGTCGGAGAAGGTGTGGGACGAGCACGTCGTCCGCCAGGCCGAGGGTGAGCCGGACCTGCTCTACATCGACCTCCACCTCATCCACGAGGTCACCTCCCCGCAGGCCTTCGACGGGCTGCGCCTCGCCGGCCGCCGCGTACGCCGACCCGACCTCACGCTCGCGACCGAGGACCACAACGTCCCCACGCTGAACGTCGACCAGCCCATCGCCGACCCGGTGTCCCGGACCCAGGTCGAGACGCTGCGCAAGAACGCCGCGGAGTTCGGCGTACGCCTGCACCCGCTGGGCGACGTCGACCAGGGCATCGTCCACGTCGTCGGACCGCAGCTCGGCCTGACCCAGCCCGGCATGACGATCGTGTGCGGCGACTCCCACACCTCGACCCACGGCGCCTTCGGCTCGATCGCCTTCGGCATCGGCACCTCCGAGGTCGAGCACGTGCTGGCCACCCAGACGCTGATGCAGGCGCGGCCGAGGACCATGGCGGTCACCGTGAACGGCAGCCTGCCGGCCGGCGTCACCGCCAAGGACCTCGTGCTGACCCTCATCACGCACACCGGCACCGGCGGCGGACAGGGCTACATCGTGGAGTACCGCGGCCAGGCCATCGAGGAGCTCTCGATGGAGGGCCGCATGACGGTGTGCAACATGTCGATCGAGTGGGGGGCCAAGGCCGGCCTCATCGCCCCCGACCAGACCACCTTCGACTACATCGAGGGCAAGCCCGAGGCGCCAACCGGCGCCGACTGGGACGCTGCCGTCGCGCACTGGAAGACGCTGGTCACCGACGACGACGCGACGTTCGACGCGGAGATCGTCCTCGACGCCTCCACCATGACGCCGTTCGTCACCTGGGGGACCAACCCCGGCCAGGGCGTGCCCCTGGGCGGCTCGGTGCCCGACCCCGAGGCCTTCGAGAGCGAGGGCGACAAGATCGCCGCCGCCAAGGCGTTGGAGTACATGGGGCTCGAGGCGGGCACACCGATGCGCGAGATCGACGTCGACACCGTGTTCGTCGGCTCGTGCACCAACGGCCGCATCGAGGACCTCCGCCTGGCGGCAGAGATCATCGGGGGCCACACCGTCGCCGACAGCACGCGGCTGCTCGTCGTGCCGGGCTCGGTGCGCGTGCGCCTGCAGGCCGAGGCCGAGGGGCTCGACAAGGTCTTCCTCGCCGCCGGCGCCGAGTGGCGCGGAGCGGGCTGCTCGATGTGTCTGGGCATGAACCCCGACCAGCTCACCCCCGGCGAGCGCAGCGCGTCGACGTCGAACCGCAACTTCGAGGGGCGTCAGGGCAAGGGCGGTCGCACGCACCTGGTGTCGGTCCCCGTCGCTGCGGCCACCGCCGTCGCCGGCCACCTCGCCAGCCCTGCCGACCTGCCCGCGCGGGTCTGA
- a CDS encoding IclR family transcriptional regulator, whose product MDNSSGVGVLDKAALVLSALESGPATLAGLVAATGLARPTAHRLAVALEHHRLVARDMQGRFVLGPRLAELSAAAGEDRLLAAAGPVLARLRDITGESAQLWRRQGDHRVCVAAAERPSGLRDTIPVGSQLTMRAGSAAQVLLAWEDPERMHRGLQNAAYSATALSGIRRRGWAQSVGEREAGVASVSAPVRSPSGKIIAAVSVSGPLERLTRQPGRMHAPAVLAAADRLSGSLRRGDE is encoded by the coding sequence ATGGACAACTCTAGCGGAGTCGGCGTCCTCGACAAAGCCGCCCTCGTGCTCTCGGCCCTGGAGTCCGGACCTGCCACGCTGGCGGGCCTGGTCGCTGCCACCGGCCTGGCCCGGCCCACCGCCCACCGCCTCGCCGTGGCGCTGGAGCACCACCGGCTCGTGGCCCGTGACATGCAGGGACGCTTCGTGCTCGGGCCCCGGCTCGCCGAGCTCAGCGCCGCCGCCGGCGAGGACCGGCTGCTGGCCGCCGCCGGGCCGGTGCTGGCCCGGCTGCGCGACATCACCGGCGAGTCCGCCCAGCTGTGGCGCCGCCAGGGCGACCACCGGGTCTGCGTCGCCGCCGCCGAGCGGCCCTCCGGCCTGCGCGACACCATCCCCGTCGGCTCGCAGCTGACGATGCGTGCGGGGTCCGCTGCGCAGGTGCTGCTGGCCTGGGAGGACCCCGAGCGGATGCACCGGGGCCTGCAGAACGCCGCCTACTCGGCCACCGCGCTCTCGGGCATCCGGCGCCGGGGATGGGCGCAGTCGGTGGGCGAGCGCGAGGCGGGTGTCGCCTCGGTGTCCGCCCCGGTGCGCTCCCCCTCGGGCAAGATCATCGCCGCGGTGTCGGTGTCCGGACCGCTCGAGCGGCTCACCCGGCAGCCCGGCCGGATGCACGCCCCTGCCGTGCTGGCGGCTGCCGACCGGCTGTCGGGCTCGCTGCGCCGCGGCGACGAGTGA